Proteins found in one Zea mays cultivar B73 chromosome 1, Zm-B73-REFERENCE-NAM-5.0, whole genome shotgun sequence genomic segment:
- the LOC542061 gene encoding barley mlo defense gene homolog 2, which yields MGGDGTRALDQTPTWAVAAVCAVIVAASILLEGFLHHLGQLLNKKRKKALFDALEKVKSELMTLGFISLLLTVTGRYIARICIPEGAANTMLPCRLSGHSVAEEPKGHGRRHLSEDPTNLFSCRKGMVSLVSADGMHQLHIFVFFLAVFHVTFSFFTMSLGRAKTRIWKVWEKETCSPQYNYLNDPSKFRLTHQTSFVRQHASCWSKSTITLYFVSFFRQFFRSVRKTDYFTLRHGFISAHLSPGTRFNFRKYIKRSLEDDFKTVVGISPPLWASALAVMLFNVHGWHNLFWFSAIPLVVILAVGTKLQAIIAMMAIEIAERHTVIQGMPVVKLSDDHFWFGKPRLVLHLIHFASFQNAFEITYFFWIWYEFGLRSCFHDNFEFIIARVCLGAIVQFMCSYITLPLYALVSQMGSEMKRTIFDEQTAKALKKWHKAVVKKKHHKDSSHNSSETPSTDTTGPAGEAGEWQRLHEVPVRHLHRYKTIAHVGGVRSPLSDPDYSDTDDTEPLSLQTRHLIPPAKQRSLDTERAEVRVNVVETAAAPSDVLQDSFSFPRLLPPRHVPDK from the exons ATGGGCGGCGACGGCACGAGGGCGCTGGACCAGACGCCGACGTGGGCCGTGGCCGCCGTCTGCGCTGTCATCGTCGCGGCGTCCATACTCCTCGAGGGCTTCCTCCACCACCTCGGTCAG TTGCTCAACAAGAAGCGGAAGAAGGCGCTGTTTGACGCTCTGGAGAAGGTTAAATCGG AGCTGATGACTCTGGGGTTCATATCGCTGCTGCTGACCGTGACGGGAAGGTACATCGCGCGCATCTGCATCCCGGAGGGAGCCGCAAACACCATGCTGCCCTGCCGCCTGTCCGGTCACTCGGTGGCGGAAGAGCCCAAGGGCCATGGCCGACGGCACCTATCTGAAGATCCAACCAACCTTTTTTCCTGCCGCAAA GGCATGGTGTCGCTTGTTTCAGCCGACGGCATGCATCAGCTGCACATTTTCGTGTTCTTCTTGGCCGTCTTCCATGTTACCTTCAGTTTCTTCACAATGTCCTTGGGTAGAGCAAAG ACTCGTATATGGAAGGTGTGGGAAAAGGAAACTTGCTCCCCTCAGTATAATTATTTAAATg ACCCCTCAAAGTTCAGGCTTACGCACCAAACATCTTTTGTGAGGCAACATGCAAGTTGTTGGAGCAAAAGCACAATCACGCTCTATTTT GTGAGCTTCTTTAGGCAGTTCTTCAGATCCGTCCGTAAGACAGACTACTTTACTTTGCGACATGGATTCATTTCA GCTCATTTATCTCCGGGGACTAGGTTCAATTTTCGAAAGTACATTAAAAGGTCCTTGGAGGATGATTTCAAGACAGTTGTTGGCATTAG TCCACCACTATGGGCTTCTGCTTTGGCTGTCATGCTGTTCAATGTTCATG GATGGCACAACTTATTCTGGTTCTCTGCAATTCCCCTTGTA GTTATTCTAGCAGTTGGAACAAAGCTGCAGGCTATAATTGCTATGATGGCTATTGAAATTGCAGAGAGGCATACAGTTATCCAAGGCATGCCGGTGGTAAAACTAAGTGATGATCATTTCTGGTTCGGGAAGCCTCGTTTGGTTCTCCACCTCATTCATTTCGCATCATTTCAG AACGCATTTGAAATTACATATTTCTTTTGGATCTGG TACGAATTTGGCCTGAGGTCCTGCTTCCATGACAACTTTGAGTTTATCATTGCAAGAGTCTGCCTTGG GGCTATCGTCCAGTTTATGTGCAGCTACATCACCCTTCCACTCTATGCCCTTGTTTCTCAG ATGGGTTCAGAAATGAAGCGAACAATTTTCGACGAGCAGACAGCGAAGGCCCTGAAGAAATGGCACAAGGCCGTGGTGAAGAAGAAACACCACAAGGATTCCTCACACAATTCTTCCGAGACTCCTAGCACTGACACAACAGGACCTGCAGGGGAAGCGGGTGAGTGGCAGCGGCTGCACGAGGTGCCGGTCCGGCACCTCCACCGGTACAAGACCATCGCGCACGTCGGCGGCGTGAGGAGCCCGTTGTCGGACCCGGACTACAGCGACACGGACGACACCGAGCCGCTGTCGTTGCAGACTAGGCACCTGATACCGCCGGCGAAGCAGCGGAGCCTCGACACCGAGCGCGCGGAGGTGCGCGTGAACGTCGTAGAGACAGCGGCGGCGCCAAGCGACGTCCTCCAAGACAGCTTCTCGTTCCCAAGGCTGCTTCCTCCTCGCCATGTGCCGGACAAGTAA
- the LOC542061 gene encoding barley mlo defense gene homolog 2 isoform X1 yields MGGDGTRALDQTPTWAVAAVCAVIVAASILLEGFLHHLGQLLNKKRKKALFDALEKVKSELMTLGFISLLLTVTGRYIARICIPEGAANTMLPCRLSGHSVAEEPKGHGRRHLSEDPTNLFSCRKGMVSLVSADGMHQLHIFVFFLAVFHVTFSFFTMSLGRAKTRIWKVWEKETCSPQYNYLNDPSKFRLTHQTSFVRQHASCWSKSTITLYFVSFFRQFFRSVRKTDYFTLRHGFISAHLSPGTRFNFRKYIKRSLEDDFKTVVGISPPLWASALAVMLFNVHGWHNLFWFSAIPLVVILAVGTKLQAIIAMMAIEIAERHTVIQGMPVVKLSDDHFWFGKPRLVLHLIHFASFQNAFEITYFFWIWYEFGLRAIVQFMCSYITLPLYALVSQMGSEMKRTIFDEQTAKALKKWHKAVVKKKHHKDSSHNSSETPSTDTTGPAGEAGEWQRLHEVPVRHLHRYKTIAHVGGVRSPLSDPDYSDTDDTEPLSLQTRHLIPPAKQRSLDTERAEVRVNVVETAAAPSDVLQDSFSFPRLLPPRHVPDK; encoded by the exons ATGGGCGGCGACGGCACGAGGGCGCTGGACCAGACGCCGACGTGGGCCGTGGCCGCCGTCTGCGCTGTCATCGTCGCGGCGTCCATACTCCTCGAGGGCTTCCTCCACCACCTCGGTCAG TTGCTCAACAAGAAGCGGAAGAAGGCGCTGTTTGACGCTCTGGAGAAGGTTAAATCGG AGCTGATGACTCTGGGGTTCATATCGCTGCTGCTGACCGTGACGGGAAGGTACATCGCGCGCATCTGCATCCCGGAGGGAGCCGCAAACACCATGCTGCCCTGCCGCCTGTCCGGTCACTCGGTGGCGGAAGAGCCCAAGGGCCATGGCCGACGGCACCTATCTGAAGATCCAACCAACCTTTTTTCCTGCCGCAAA GGCATGGTGTCGCTTGTTTCAGCCGACGGCATGCATCAGCTGCACATTTTCGTGTTCTTCTTGGCCGTCTTCCATGTTACCTTCAGTTTCTTCACAATGTCCTTGGGTAGAGCAAAG ACTCGTATATGGAAGGTGTGGGAAAAGGAAACTTGCTCCCCTCAGTATAATTATTTAAATg ACCCCTCAAAGTTCAGGCTTACGCACCAAACATCTTTTGTGAGGCAACATGCAAGTTGTTGGAGCAAAAGCACAATCACGCTCTATTTT GTGAGCTTCTTTAGGCAGTTCTTCAGATCCGTCCGTAAGACAGACTACTTTACTTTGCGACATGGATTCATTTCA GCTCATTTATCTCCGGGGACTAGGTTCAATTTTCGAAAGTACATTAAAAGGTCCTTGGAGGATGATTTCAAGACAGTTGTTGGCATTAG TCCACCACTATGGGCTTCTGCTTTGGCTGTCATGCTGTTCAATGTTCATG GATGGCACAACTTATTCTGGTTCTCTGCAATTCCCCTTGTA GTTATTCTAGCAGTTGGAACAAAGCTGCAGGCTATAATTGCTATGATGGCTATTGAAATTGCAGAGAGGCATACAGTTATCCAAGGCATGCCGGTGGTAAAACTAAGTGATGATCATTTCTGGTTCGGGAAGCCTCGTTTGGTTCTCCACCTCATTCATTTCGCATCATTTCAG AACGCATTTGAAATTACATATTTCTTTTGGATCTGG TACGAATTTGGCCTGAG GGCTATCGTCCAGTTTATGTGCAGCTACATCACCCTTCCACTCTATGCCCTTGTTTCTCAG ATGGGTTCAGAAATGAAGCGAACAATTTTCGACGAGCAGACAGCGAAGGCCCTGAAGAAATGGCACAAGGCCGTGGTGAAGAAGAAACACCACAAGGATTCCTCACACAATTCTTCCGAGACTCCTAGCACTGACACAACAGGACCTGCAGGGGAAGCGGGTGAGTGGCAGCGGCTGCACGAGGTGCCGGTCCGGCACCTCCACCGGTACAAGACCATCGCGCACGTCGGCGGCGTGAGGAGCCCGTTGTCGGACCCGGACTACAGCGACACGGACGACACCGAGCCGCTGTCGTTGCAGACTAGGCACCTGATACCGCCGGCGAAGCAGCGGAGCCTCGACACCGAGCGCGCGGAGGTGCGCGTGAACGTCGTAGAGACAGCGGCGGCGCCAAGCGACGTCCTCCAAGACAGCTTCTCGTTCCCAAGGCTGCTTCCTCCTCGCCATGTGCCGGACAAGTAA